A region from the Chitinophaga sp. Cy-1792 genome encodes:
- a CDS encoding ABC transporter ATP-binding protein, with translation MQPILKVENLSHKYASTWAIREINFEINDTGVVGLLGSNGAGKSTTMNIICGTLLQTDGNVSINGLNFKDDPVEYKKQIGFLPQQAPLYLDFTVQEYLEYAAQLRLMDRRLIKGAVDEVLEKTTITQMRSRLIKNLSGGYRQRVGIAQSIINKPKMVILDEPTNGLDPNQIIEARKLIREIAQDRAVLLSSHVLSEINLLAKEIIMIEAGQVVFSDSLDAFNNILQPNTMVARMLHMPAPEELLALEDVQKVEMLPDNRCRIYFLPNEDLAERIVKKSTEKNWRLTAIHTESSGMDDVFKQLSSNSSSILH, from the coding sequence ATGCAACCTATATTAAAGGTGGAAAACCTATCGCATAAGTATGCCAGTACATGGGCCATACGCGAGATAAATTTTGAGATCAATGATACCGGTGTGGTAGGACTGCTGGGCTCTAACGGTGCCGGCAAATCCACTACCATGAATATTATCTGTGGCACCTTGCTGCAAACGGATGGCAATGTATCTATCAATGGATTAAACTTCAAGGACGATCCTGTCGAATATAAAAAGCAGATTGGCTTTTTGCCGCAGCAGGCACCGCTGTACCTCGACTTCACTGTTCAGGAGTACCTGGAGTATGCCGCGCAGCTCAGGCTGATGGACAGACGTTTGATCAAAGGGGCTGTGGATGAGGTGCTGGAGAAAACTACCATTACACAGATGAGATCACGCCTGATTAAAAACCTCTCTGGTGGCTATCGTCAGCGGGTAGGCATCGCGCAATCTATCATTAATAAGCCCAAAATGGTGATCCTCGATGAACCTACCAATGGCCTGGACCCTAACCAGATCATCGAAGCCCGGAAGCTGATCCGTGAAATAGCACAGGACCGCGCGGTATTGTTGTCGTCGCATGTGTTATCGGAAATTAACCTGCTCGCAAAGGAAATCATCATGATCGAAGCCGGTCAGGTAGTATTCTCCGACAGCCTGGATGCTTTCAATAATATCCTGCAACCCAATACCATGGTGGCCAGAATGTTGCATATGCCTGCACCCGAAGAATTGCTGGCGCTGGAAGATGTACAGAAAGTAGAGATGCTGCCCGATAACCGTTGCAGGATCTATTTTCTTCCCAACGAAGACCTGGCGGAAAGAATAGTGAAAAAAAGTACAGAGAAAAACTGGCGCCTCACGGCTATTCACACAGAGTCTTCCGGTATGGACGATGTGTTTAAACAATTATCATCAAATTCTTCTTCAATCCTACACTAA